In a single window of the Streptomyces sp. NBC_00353 genome:
- a CDS encoding carbohydrate ABC transporter permease: protein MTAAGTAVRDWVRRTPRRRASRERRHPVLSRFPLPARLLGYAVVLGLGLLYLLPFVLQLVTGFKTDPDAAAHPLALLPTTPTTAAYQRLFGLGQASEGVPFLRWLSNSALVAVLVTAGRVLFDSMAGYALARLRFWGRSVLFGFVLSVMAVPGVALLIPKFLVLNTFGLFDTYTGMILPLLVDAAGIFIMKQFFESVPREVEEAARVDGAGVFRIFWSVVLPMARPALITLTILSFQGSWNEFTHFLVSTQSGQYETLTTGLARFVSGGLGGGTQYPLKLTAALLSTIPVAALFFCFQRYFVSGANEGAVKE, encoded by the coding sequence ATGACCGCCGCCGGTACGGCCGTACGCGACTGGGTTCGGCGGACCCCTCGCCGTCGCGCATCGCGCGAACGAAGGCACCCCGTCCTCAGCCGTTTCCCGCTGCCGGCGCGGTTGCTGGGGTACGCAGTGGTGCTGGGGCTGGGTCTGCTCTATCTGCTGCCGTTCGTCCTCCAGCTGGTGACCGGTTTCAAGACGGACCCGGATGCCGCCGCGCATCCGCTTGCCCTGTTGCCCACCACTCCGACGACGGCCGCGTACCAGCGGCTGTTCGGGCTGGGCCAAGCCTCGGAAGGGGTTCCCTTCCTGCGCTGGCTCAGCAACTCGGCGCTGGTGGCGGTACTGGTGACTGCGGGCCGGGTGCTGTTCGACTCGATGGCGGGGTACGCGTTGGCGCGGCTGCGCTTCTGGGGCCGCTCGGTACTGTTCGGCTTTGTGCTCTCAGTGATGGCGGTGCCCGGAGTGGCGCTGCTCATCCCGAAGTTCCTGGTGCTCAACACCTTCGGGCTCTTCGACACCTACACCGGCATGATCCTGCCGTTGCTGGTGGACGCGGCAGGCATCTTCATCATGAAACAGTTCTTCGAATCGGTGCCGCGCGAGGTCGAGGAGGCCGCGCGGGTCGACGGGGCGGGCGTGTTCCGGATCTTCTGGTCCGTAGTCCTGCCGATGGCCAGACCGGCGTTGATCACCCTTACGATTCTGTCGTTCCAGGGGTCGTGGAACGAGTTCACGCACTTCCTCGTCAGCACCCAGTCCGGCCAGTACGAGACACTCACCACGGGCCTGGCCCGCTTTGTCTCGGGCGGTCTCGGCGGCGGCACACAGTATCCCCTGAAGCTGACGGCAGCTCTGCTCTCCACCATCCCGGTGGCCGCGCTGTTCTTCTGCTTCCAGCGCTACTTCGTGAGCGGCGCCAACGAGGGGGCGGTCAAGGAGTGA
- a CDS encoding carbohydrate ABC transporter permease, producing MPIRTMRASGTPPTTGSPGAPDSAPGRTGTTAKAHAPRAGLRGEGTWGWLFVSPMVLVLGLFMVLPILMALWVSLLHWDGQSNPFSGKADFVGLDNYRTLLTQDGLDRTLFATSLRNNAYYVLLTVPLQTVLALALALIVNQKLLRGRGALRTTFFFPSVTSSIAVSTVFLFLFQGSGAVNSMLSWIGLKGPNWFADPRGVLSLILSGLGIVDPERPAGVLADHSLMGLSWFEWLAGPSVAMCTIILLAVWTTSGSFMLIFLAALQNIPRELEESAAIEGVNRRQMLRYVTLPALRPVLFLVLTLGLISTWQVFDQVYVMGQGAPGNTTLTPAFLSYSAGFDNADFGQGSAIAFILLALILILTAFQRWALRERGAHTGRNR from the coding sequence ATGCCCATCCGCACGATGCGCGCGAGCGGCACTCCCCCCACGACCGGCTCGCCCGGCGCACCTGACAGCGCACCTGGCAGAACCGGTACGACTGCGAAGGCTCACGCTCCGCGCGCGGGCCTTCGCGGGGAGGGCACCTGGGGCTGGCTGTTCGTCAGCCCCATGGTGCTCGTCCTCGGCCTCTTCATGGTGCTTCCCATCCTGATGGCGCTGTGGGTGAGCCTGCTGCACTGGGACGGACAGTCCAACCCGTTCTCCGGTAAGGCCGATTTCGTCGGTCTGGACAACTACCGGACGCTGCTCACCCAGGACGGACTCGACCGCACGCTCTTCGCGACGTCCCTGCGCAACAACGCCTATTACGTACTGTTGACCGTCCCTCTGCAGACCGTGCTGGCACTGGCCCTGGCCCTGATCGTCAACCAGAAACTGCTGCGGGGGCGGGGCGCGCTCCGTACAACGTTCTTCTTCCCGTCGGTCACCAGCTCCATCGCCGTCTCCACGGTCTTCCTCTTCCTCTTCCAGGGCAGCGGAGCCGTCAACTCCATGCTGTCCTGGATCGGGCTCAAGGGACCGAACTGGTTCGCGGACCCGCGCGGAGTGCTCTCCCTCATTCTGAGCGGTCTGGGAATCGTCGATCCTGAACGGCCTGCCGGAGTACTGGCCGATCACTCCCTGATGGGGCTGTCGTGGTTCGAGTGGCTCGCAGGCCCCTCGGTCGCGATGTGCACGATCATCCTGCTCGCCGTGTGGACCACCTCGGGCAGTTTCATGCTGATCTTCCTCGCGGCGCTCCAGAACATCCCGCGGGAGCTGGAGGAGTCGGCCGCCATCGAAGGGGTCAACCGCCGCCAGATGCTTCGGTACGTGACGCTGCCCGCTCTGCGTCCCGTGCTGTTCCTGGTCCTGACGCTGGGACTGATCTCCACCTGGCAGGTCTTCGACCAGGTGTACGTGATGGGCCAGGGCGCCCCGGGCAACACGACGCTGACGCCCGCGTTCCTGTCGTACTCCGCGGGGTTCGACAACGCGGACTTCGGGCAGGGCTCGGCGATCGCGTTCATCCTGCTGGCCCTGATCCTCATTCTGACCGCGTTCCAGCGCTGGGCGCTGCGGGAGCGTGGCGCACACACCGGGAGGAACCGATGA
- a CDS encoding sugar ABC transporter substrate-binding protein → MVTRTAVAALATCAALLAATGCSSSFGSDKEPEQDKAGKQNLTVLIATSGDAETQAVKVATAAYAKRSGNTVTVEVAKDMNQQLAQSFAGHKPPDVFYVNSDQFANYAKGGSLYAYGDRISDADDFSEQLRASFSYNGKLVCLPKDTSTLGLAINTDLWKKAGLTEKDYPKSWEELRTVADKLTGNGVTGLVTSDEYQRLGVFMKQAGGWLTDADQKKMTADTPENAKGLAFVQSLLKSGSMKFAKQVDTSWGGEALGKGKAAMTIEGNWLDGGMKLDYPDVKYAIAPLPEGPAGKGTLAFSNCWGVAADSAHRAAGVDLVKYLTSAKQQLAFADAFGVMPSRTSALETYADKQPAAKAWVDGNAYAQGPVTIAGFDKVLSQFNTDLQSLRTADPKKILADLQRNGEQAIVKGN, encoded by the coding sequence ATGGTCACCCGTACGGCCGTCGCCGCCCTCGCCACCTGCGCGGCGCTGCTGGCCGCCACCGGCTGCTCATCCAGCTTCGGCAGCGACAAGGAGCCCGAGCAGGACAAGGCCGGCAAGCAGAATCTGACGGTACTGATCGCCACCTCGGGGGACGCCGAAACCCAGGCGGTCAAGGTCGCCACCGCCGCGTATGCGAAGAGGTCGGGCAACACGGTCACGGTCGAAGTCGCCAAGGACATGAACCAGCAGCTTGCTCAGTCCTTCGCCGGGCACAAGCCGCCGGACGTCTTCTACGTCAACTCCGACCAGTTCGCGAACTACGCGAAGGGCGGCTCGCTCTACGCCTACGGGGACCGGATATCCGACGCCGACGACTTCTCCGAGCAGCTGCGCGCCTCGTTCTCGTACAACGGAAAGCTGGTCTGCCTGCCGAAGGACACCTCCACCCTCGGCCTCGCCATCAACACCGATCTTTGGAAGAAGGCCGGGCTGACGGAGAAGGACTATCCGAAGAGCTGGGAGGAACTGAGGACCGTCGCGGACAAGCTCACGGGCAACGGCGTCACCGGTCTGGTCACCAGCGACGAGTACCAGCGACTCGGCGTCTTCATGAAGCAGGCCGGTGGCTGGCTCACCGACGCGGACCAGAAGAAGATGACCGCCGACACCCCCGAGAACGCCAAGGGGCTCGCCTTCGTCCAGTCCCTGCTCAAGTCGGGCTCGATGAAGTTCGCGAAGCAGGTGGACACCAGCTGGGGCGGTGAGGCGCTCGGCAAGGGCAAGGCCGCGATGACCATCGAAGGCAACTGGCTCGACGGCGGTATGAAGCTCGACTACCCCGATGTGAAGTACGCCATCGCGCCGCTGCCCGAGGGGCCGGCCGGCAAGGGCACCCTCGCCTTCAGCAACTGCTGGGGCGTCGCCGCCGACAGCGCGCACCGCGCGGCGGGCGTCGACCTCGTGAAGTACCTCACCTCCGCGAAGCAGCAGCTCGCATTCGCCGACGCTTTCGGTGTCATGCCGTCGCGGACGAGTGCGCTCGAGACGTACGCCGACAAGCAGCCGGCCGCCAAGGCCTGGGTGGACGGCAACGCCTACGCGCAGGGCCCGGTGACGATCGCCGGGTTCGACAAGGTCCTGAGCCAGTTCAACACCGATCTGCAGTCGCTGCGCACCGCCGACCCGAAGAAGATCCTCGCCGACCTTCAGCGCAACGGCGAACAGGCGATCGTGAAGGGCAACTGA
- a CDS encoding LacI family DNA-binding transcriptional regulator produces MPRSPNTPASKAGSVTLATVARRAGVSPQTVSNAINSPELLRPETLERVRRTIDELGYRPHRAAQTLRTRSSRLIGYGIRPTAPGTSAPVMDRFLHALSQTADEAGYRILLFASPPGSSGLEGYEELLDLHSVDGFVLSGTERGDRRQAWLEKRGVPFVGFGRMWSGRQIGDWVDVDGASGTDSAVEHLVGMGHRKIAFLGWPRGSGVGDDRAEGWQRAMQRHGLPVRGKRAQSIDDITSAQAAAGPLLDAGATAVVAASDMLALGCYQALRERQAVPGTDVAVVGFDDSPTAALLSPGLSTVAQPLEAVGRECVRLLLARMSEPDAPPERVLLEPSLVVRDSTPASGN; encoded by the coding sequence ATGCCCCGCTCCCCCAACACCCCCGCATCCAAGGCCGGTTCGGTGACTCTGGCCACGGTCGCGCGGCGGGCCGGCGTCTCTCCGCAAACAGTGTCCAACGCCATCAACTCGCCCGAACTGCTGCGCCCGGAGACCCTGGAGCGGGTCCGCCGCACCATCGACGAGCTGGGTTATCGCCCGCATCGAGCCGCCCAGACCCTGCGCACCCGCTCCAGCAGACTCATCGGCTACGGCATACGTCCCACCGCCCCCGGCACCTCGGCCCCGGTCATGGACCGGTTTCTGCACGCCTTGTCCCAGACCGCCGACGAGGCCGGCTACCGGATCCTGCTCTTCGCCTCGCCCCCTGGCAGCTCAGGCCTCGAGGGGTACGAGGAACTCCTCGACCTGCACAGCGTGGATGGTTTCGTGCTGAGCGGCACCGAACGGGGCGACAGGCGCCAGGCCTGGCTGGAGAAGCGCGGTGTGCCATTCGTGGGCTTCGGCCGGATGTGGTCCGGCCGGCAGATAGGCGACTGGGTGGATGTCGACGGCGCCTCGGGCACGGACTCCGCAGTCGAGCATCTGGTCGGTATGGGGCATCGCAAGATCGCCTTTCTCGGCTGGCCGCGCGGCTCCGGAGTCGGCGACGACCGCGCCGAGGGCTGGCAGCGCGCCATGCAGCGGCACGGCCTTCCGGTGCGCGGCAAGCGGGCGCAGAGCATCGATGACATCACCTCGGCGCAGGCCGCCGCCGGACCGCTGCTCGACGCGGGCGCGACGGCCGTGGTCGCCGCCAGCGACATGCTCGCACTGGGCTGCTATCAGGCCCTGCGTGAGCGACAAGCCGTTCCGGGCACGGATGTCGCCGTCGTCGGCTTCGACGACTCCCCCACAGCGGCGCTCCTCTCCCCCGGACTGTCCACCGTCGCCCAGCCGCTGGAGGCCGTCGGTCGCGAATGTGTCCGTCTTCTGCTGGCCCGAATGTCGGAACCCGATGCTCCGCCTGAGCGCGTCCTGCTCGAACCGTCTCTCGTCGTGCGTGACAGCACACCCGCGTCGGGCAACTGA
- a CDS encoding amylo-alpha-1,6-glucosidase — protein sequence MDTTVKTHDTTNSDTGPGPSAEGLQPFLHDACVTLYAPSFAISHADGQIDGSADGFYHGDSRALARLTVAADGIAIAPVRGGFEGADRAAFRGVLRGLGEETPDPAVTLHRRRCVTPGHLEETLEIANAGRQNVRLRLIVTAGTDLAPMERIKSGHAQSPVSATATGSGLDWSRDTFAVRLTSSPEPATVDPAAGRLEYNIELTPRSSWIAVLHCDAAHEDGDQFPAPPADSLPWRTPVLRSADRRLDQWLSQSAADLDRLRLTDPDMPADQFLAAGAPWFLTLFGRDSLWAARMLLPLGTDLAAGTLRTLARRQGVKSDQDTEEQPGKILHEVRRATQNFNENFSLPPCYYGTVDATPLWITLLHDAWRWGLAPEQVEQLLPHAESALAWMRDHGDADGDGFLKYIDRTGRGLANQGWKDSGDSIRYRDGRFATSPIALCEVQAYAYEAARGGADLLRAFGRPGADRWEEWAERLRDRFRSQFWVEDERGPYPAVALDGDKKPVDSVTSGFGQLLGTGLLNHEESALLAARLGAPDLDSGHGLRTLSSDSVAYNPYGYHIGSIWPHDTAIAVHGLVRAGFPETAASLSRGLLTASAGFDARLPELFAGHGAATDARPSPYPASCRPQAWAAASSVMILQSMLGLSADVPGGTLTVAPGFAEEYRPLKVEGLDIAGGRLDISIEADGTAHIEAPNCLVVKREHMTPR from the coding sequence TTGGACACCACTGTCAAGACCCACGACACGACGAACTCCGACACGGGGCCCGGTCCTTCGGCCGAAGGCCTCCAGCCATTCCTGCATGACGCCTGTGTGACGCTGTACGCCCCGAGCTTCGCGATCTCGCACGCCGACGGACAGATCGACGGTTCGGCCGACGGCTTCTACCACGGCGACAGCAGAGCGCTCGCCCGTCTGACCGTCGCGGCAGACGGAATCGCGATTGCGCCGGTACGGGGAGGCTTCGAAGGAGCGGACCGGGCGGCCTTTCGCGGTGTGCTGCGCGGTCTGGGTGAGGAGACTCCGGACCCGGCGGTCACCCTGCACCGGCGCCGCTGCGTCACCCCCGGGCACCTGGAGGAGACTCTCGAAATCGCCAACGCCGGACGGCAGAACGTCCGTCTCCGGCTGATCGTCACTGCCGGGACCGACCTCGCCCCGATGGAGCGCATCAAGTCCGGACACGCGCAGAGCCCGGTCTCCGCCACCGCCACCGGGAGCGGACTCGACTGGTCACGGGACACCTTCGCCGTACGCCTCACCAGCTCTCCGGAGCCCGCCACCGTCGACCCGGCCGCCGGACGGCTGGAGTACAACATCGAACTCACCCCACGCTCGTCATGGATCGCTGTGCTGCACTGTGACGCGGCTCATGAGGACGGCGATCAGTTCCCCGCGCCCCCGGCGGACAGCCTGCCCTGGCGCACACCGGTACTGCGCAGCGCCGACCGGCGCTTGGACCAGTGGCTGAGCCAGTCGGCCGCCGATCTCGACCGGCTGCGGCTGACCGATCCGGACATGCCCGCCGACCAGTTCCTGGCCGCCGGAGCCCCGTGGTTCCTCACCCTCTTCGGCCGCGACTCCCTGTGGGCGGCCCGTATGCTGCTGCCGCTGGGAACCGATCTCGCCGCCGGTACGCTGCGCACCCTCGCCCGCCGCCAAGGCGTGAAGTCCGACCAGGACACCGAGGAACAGCCCGGCAAGATCCTGCACGAAGTGCGCCGAGCCACCCAGAACTTCAACGAGAACTTCTCCCTGCCGCCCTGCTACTACGGCACGGTCGACGCCACTCCGCTCTGGATCACCCTGCTGCACGACGCCTGGCGCTGGGGCCTCGCGCCCGAACAGGTGGAGCAGCTCCTGCCGCACGCGGAGTCCGCCCTCGCCTGGATGCGCGACCACGGCGACGCGGACGGGGACGGATTCCTGAAGTACATCGACCGCACCGGACGTGGCCTGGCCAACCAGGGCTGGAAGGACTCGGGCGACTCCATCCGGTATCGCGACGGCCGCTTCGCCACCTCCCCGATCGCGCTCTGCGAGGTCCAGGCATACGCATACGAGGCGGCCCGCGGCGGCGCCGACCTGCTGCGCGCCTTCGGCCGCCCCGGCGCCGACCGGTGGGAGGAGTGGGCCGAGCGGCTGCGTGACCGCTTCCGCAGCCAGTTCTGGGTGGAGGACGAGCGGGGTCCGTACCCGGCCGTCGCGCTCGACGGGGACAAGAAGCCGGTGGACTCGGTCACCTCGGGCTTCGGCCAGCTGCTGGGCACCGGCCTGCTCAACCACGAGGAGAGCGCCCTGCTCGCCGCCAGGCTCGGCGCGCCCGACCTCGACTCCGGCCATGGCCTGCGGACCCTGAGCAGCGACTCCGTGGCCTACAACCCGTACGGCTATCACATCGGTTCCATCTGGCCGCACGACACCGCGATCGCGGTACACGGCCTGGTCAGGGCCGGGTTCCCGGAAACGGCCGCGTCACTCTCCCGGGGGCTGCTGACCGCTTCCGCGGGGTTCGACGCGCGGCTTCCCGAACTGTTCGCCGGTCATGGCGCGGCGACCGACGCCCGGCCCTCGCCCTATCCGGCGTCCTGCCGTCCCCAGGCCTGGGCGGCGGCCTCGTCCGTCATGATCCTCCAGTCGATGCTGGGTCTCTCTGCCGATGTCCCCGGCGGAACGCTCACGGTCGCGCCCGGATTCGCGGAGGAATACCGGCCGCTGAAGGTCGAGGGCCTCGACATCGCCGGCGGGCGGCTGGACATCTCCATCGAGGCCGACGGTACGGCGCACATCGAGGCGCCGAACTGCCTGGTGGTGAAGAGGGAGCACATGACACCCCGTTGA
- a CDS encoding DUF3103 family protein — protein MSKKQLRRTALVAVLLTAVTTATAQGAVSASAEAPTAQPSAAAPSTIRGIEDEAARSLAVSLADAGWRSQVRSAALSSDQVDVQALAARATTRSGKALIPAVREADRRIAAAKGLAASTGSLLRVRLGDASMRKDLTGEAVPLVAAAPADDDAETITAYDSHGRAHTLDAHEVPQSPVYVVDIDVSKALAAGLGVLRAEFAKHGVAASRPQAQLAAGGWWSTRVTSVELADDEEPWVKGDAEVYTLVTGFGLDGKARVDTVDMPYLNNDGVVYYPNQILVNWSNYKYNLADAVMMEDDGDTNYQALAQALTTALLTITDQGAYIPLVNAILAAIPTSWWTDDPDYVDSWYTLARSDSGRRNGAAGNGWMTVEPYFVEQF, from the coding sequence TTGAGCAAGAAGCAGTTGCGTCGTACCGCCCTCGTGGCCGTCCTTCTCACCGCGGTCACCACCGCCACGGCGCAGGGAGCCGTATCGGCGTCGGCCGAGGCGCCCACGGCCCAGCCGTCCGCCGCGGCGCCGTCCACCATCCGCGGTATCGAGGACGAGGCCGCCCGCTCCCTCGCCGTCTCGCTGGCGGATGCGGGCTGGCGGTCGCAGGTACGCAGCGCGGCCCTCTCATCCGACCAGGTCGATGTGCAGGCGCTGGCGGCTCGGGCCACCACCCGGAGCGGCAAGGCCCTGATCCCGGCGGTCCGCGAGGCGGACCGCCGTATCGCTGCGGCCAAGGGGCTGGCCGCCAGCACCGGTTCGCTGCTGCGCGTCCGCCTCGGCGACGCCTCGATGCGCAAGGACCTGACCGGTGAGGCCGTCCCGCTGGTCGCCGCCGCACCGGCCGACGACGACGCCGAGACGATCACCGCGTATGACAGCCACGGACGTGCACACACCCTCGACGCCCATGAGGTGCCCCAAAGCCCCGTCTACGTGGTGGACATCGACGTCTCCAAGGCCCTCGCGGCGGGCCTGGGCGTCCTGAGAGCAGAATTCGCGAAACACGGTGTCGCCGCCTCCCGGCCGCAGGCGCAACTGGCCGCCGGCGGCTGGTGGTCCACCCGCGTCACATCCGTCGAGCTGGCCGACGACGAGGAGCCCTGGGTCAAGGGTGACGCCGAGGTCTACACGCTGGTGACCGGCTTCGGGCTGGACGGCAAGGCGCGCGTGGACACGGTGGACATGCCCTATCTGAACAACGACGGCGTCGTCTATTACCCCAACCAGATCCTGGTCAACTGGTCGAACTACAAGTACAACCTCGCCGACGCCGTGATGATGGAGGACGACGGCGACACGAACTATCAGGCCCTCGCCCAGGCTCTCACCACGGCCCTGCTCACCATCACGGATCAGGGGGCGTACATTCCGCTGGTGAACGCGATCCTGGCAGCCATCCCCACCTCCTGGTGGACCGACGACCCGGACTACGTCGACTCCTGGTACACCCTCGCCCGGAGTGACTCGGGTCGCCGTAACGGGGCGGCCGGCAACGGCTGGATGACGGTCGAACCGTACTTCGTCGAACAGTTCTGA
- a CDS encoding DUF427 domain-containing protein, whose product MGLSWQQGPLSAGAIGHFLTPEPLPERLLFAEPLRRRMRVKFNDTWIADSDNVILLHEPGRYPVAYFPRRDVDPQVLAASDKVTHHKDLGETTWYAVHAGDRTTERAAWEFASPPEHAAELHDRIAFAWRAMDAFYEEDERILGHAADPYHRIDIRNTSRPLEVRLGDTVVARSEHPVVLYESGFAPRWYVPRADIDETQLRPVEGQTFCPYKGLCDYYDIGDVHRAAWTYRNAYPEVGRIGDMVSFEPDQVEIHLDGKRLGLESGQKVVPHGVDRGLDVDEVRAH is encoded by the coding sequence ATGGGACTGTCCTGGCAGCAAGGGCCCCTTTCCGCAGGGGCGATCGGACACTTCCTCACCCCTGAACCCCTGCCTGAGCGCCTGCTGTTCGCCGAGCCGCTGCGCCGCCGCATGCGCGTGAAGTTCAACGACACCTGGATCGCCGACAGCGACAACGTGATCCTGCTGCACGAACCGGGCCGCTACCCCGTCGCCTACTTCCCCCGCAGGGACGTGGACCCCCAGGTCCTGGCCGCGAGCGACAAGGTCACCCACCACAAGGACCTGGGCGAGACCACCTGGTACGCGGTCCACGCCGGCGACCGCACCACCGAACGCGCCGCCTGGGAGTTCGCCTCGCCGCCCGAGCACGCCGCCGAGCTGCACGACCGCATCGCCTTCGCGTGGCGGGCCATGGACGCCTTCTACGAGGAAGACGAGCGCATCCTGGGACACGCCGCGGACCCGTACCACCGCATCGACATCCGCAACACGTCCAGGCCTCTGGAAGTCCGCCTGGGCGACACCGTGGTAGCCCGCTCCGAACACCCCGTCGTGCTCTACGAATCCGGATTCGCCCCGCGCTGGTACGTCCCGCGCGCCGACATCGACGAGACCCAGCTGCGCCCCGTCGAAGGACAGACCTTCTGCCCCTACAAGGGCCTGTGCGACTACTACGACATCGGCGATGTGCACCGGGCCGCCTGGACGTATCGCAACGCCTACCCGGAGGTCGGCCGGATCGGTGACATGGTGTCCTTCGAACCGGACCAAGTCGAGATCCACCTCGACGGCAAACGCCTGGGACTCGAGTCCGGGCAGAAGGTCGTCCCCCACGGTGTCGACCGCGGCCTGGACGTCGACGAGGTCAGGGCCCACTGA
- a CDS encoding alpha/beta fold hydrolase → MASAVHHRTATVNGLEVFYREAGDPQAPDVVLLHGFPTSSHMFRHLIPALADRYHVIAPDHIGFGQSAMPALEDFPYTFDALTEVTSDLLQHLGIDRFAMYVQDYGAPIGWRLALRAPDRITAVISQNGNAYVEGFVKPFWDGAFAYAQAPGPDTEAPMRGALTAEITRWQYVNGVADPSLVSPDNWVHDQALLDRPGNDEIQLKLFRDYPTNVDLYPQVHQYFRDSQVPLLAVWGANDEIFGPAGAVAFSTDLPNAEIHLLESGHFALESHLEPITEHIRDFLGRVLA, encoded by the coding sequence ATGGCTTCCGCCGTCCACCACCGCACGGCCACCGTCAACGGCCTCGAAGTCTTCTACCGGGAGGCCGGCGACCCTCAGGCACCCGACGTGGTGCTGCTGCACGGCTTCCCGACCAGCTCGCACATGTTCCGCCACCTGATCCCGGCACTCGCCGACCGCTACCACGTCATTGCTCCCGACCACATCGGGTTCGGCCAGTCCGCGATGCCCGCCCTGGAGGACTTCCCCTACACCTTCGACGCCCTCACCGAGGTCACGTCCGACCTGCTGCAGCACTTGGGTATCGACCGGTTCGCGATGTACGTGCAGGACTACGGTGCCCCCATCGGCTGGCGCCTCGCACTCCGGGCCCCGGACCGCATCACCGCGGTCATCAGCCAGAACGGCAACGCCTACGTCGAGGGCTTCGTGAAGCCCTTCTGGGACGGCGCCTTCGCCTACGCCCAGGCGCCCGGACCCGACACCGAGGCCCCCATGCGAGGCGCCCTCACCGCCGAGATCACCCGATGGCAGTACGTGAACGGAGTCGCCGACCCCAGTCTGGTCAGCCCCGACAACTGGGTCCACGACCAGGCGCTGCTGGACCGGCCGGGCAACGACGAGATCCAGCTCAAGCTCTTTCGCGACTATCCCACCAACGTCGACCTCTACCCGCAGGTCCACCAGTACTTCCGCGACTCCCAGGTCCCGCTGCTGGCGGTCTGGGGCGCCAACGACGAGATCTTCGGCCCTGCGGGTGCCGTGGCGTTCAGCACGGACTTGCCCAACGCCGAGATCCATCTGCTCGAGTCCGGGCACTTCGCCCTGGAGAGCCACCTCGAGCCCATCACCGAGCACATCCGCGACTTCCTCGGCCGCGTCCTCGCCTGA
- a CDS encoding CGNR zinc finger domain-containing protein, with protein MAADREQQDALLELLNTTPVVNGVVQDQLADPEAAEAWQRAHGGSGTTDEHRHLVQARDALQEVVRGSRPATSLAPVLDGVTSRPQVSSAGVSWDLDAHKERRMAVQAVMTWSALQKAMPGRLRPCANEECRRFLLDRSKTNKARWCSMAVCGNRMKARRHYQRTRNDAAE; from the coding sequence ATGGCGGCCGATCGAGAGCAGCAGGACGCACTGCTGGAACTCCTCAACACGACACCGGTGGTCAACGGGGTCGTCCAGGATCAGCTGGCGGACCCGGAAGCGGCAGAGGCCTGGCAGCGGGCGCACGGCGGCAGCGGCACCACGGACGAGCACCGCCATCTCGTGCAGGCGCGCGACGCCCTGCAGGAGGTGGTGCGCGGCAGCCGGCCGGCCACGTCACTGGCCCCGGTCCTCGATGGCGTCACGTCCCGTCCGCAGGTCTCCTCCGCCGGAGTGTCCTGGGATCTCGACGCCCACAAGGAGCGTCGGATGGCAGTGCAGGCGGTCATGACCTGGAGCGCGCTGCAGAAGGCGATGCCCGGGCGACTGCGTCCGTGTGCCAATGAGGAGTGCCGGCGGTTCCTCCTCGATCGCAGCAAGACCAACAAGGCGCGCTGGTGTTCGATGGCCGTCTGCGGCAACAGGATGAAGGCCAGGCGCCACTATCAGCGCACCCGCAACGACGCAGCCGAGTAG